GAAGGCACTCAGCAGTAATGACAGAGCAGAAgagatgagggcagaccaggtaCCTCCATCAGCGCTCCAAACCAGTGGACTTTGACAATCCTATCATGAAAACACCGACAAGACCCCAATCTTTGGATGCTGACTGCTACTATACCCATGACCCCCCATGCCAATCTATATATCAATCATAACCTAGCatccatcttttctcttttttgttaaaacagtaacaacaacaagcTACCCAGTCCCTGAAGAATCACTTTGCACGCACCTCTCTTTGCAAGGCTGTTCTGATACTCACAGATTATCCAGTTGATGTGGAGACGATGGGACAGGAAAGCAAAGGAtcacatttctctttttatggtcttgttGAAGGAAATAATACTTAAAACAGCTCTCACCACTACTGCGTAGGTATTTTACATTAGCAGCCTCCAAAATTTGTTTATCTACACTAGATACTGACTATATTACACCTAATCTCACACTATATACAGGGAAGTAAAGTCAAACCTTATTAACGGCCCCATGAACTAATTCAAATCAGGCTGGCGCTATGAGACACCCTAGCACAGGACAAAGGGCCTGCTAAATAGTGCGAGCGGAGGAAGCAGTGAGAAGCTTTAATTGCTGGaaggaaatacatttcttttcagGCTCCATTTAGATCCAGGCAATCCATCTACCCATTACAAGAAAGTTCTTATCCAGACATTAAAGCAGGCAACTGCCCATTTTGGAAACCAACCAAAACTGCTTATCTTCAACCTCCTATAATTCCAGACCTCTTCCTGATCTGCCTTGGCTTTTTGCCTAATGCATTTGCACTACTTTTTTCTGCCCCTGGAATTTAGCCCCTAGAGTTTACGCTGATAATCAAACACCCAGGCAGACACACAGGCAAGGCAGTgaacagaatttctttttaactACCCAGGGAGGAAGAAGCTGTTTGACCTCTGGGGTCTATATTTATCCTGGTGAACATCACAACTGCTGAGCCCTGGTGGACAGAATCCAGTTTTAACAACAACCCTGATGGGTCCCTTGCACTTGAAATAGTCCAGGAAGGAAGATGTCAGAAGGGGCTATGGAAAACTGCAAAGCTAGCCAATGCATTTAAAAACTGGAGACCCCATACTAAATTGTGAATCTCCACCGCAAATCAAGGTATTTACTGGGCTCAGCATTAGCCAAGCTCAGGACCTTGGTTAATTCAGTCAGTCTTGGGTGGGAAGCCATAAATGGGAGGGCCACCGCCTTGCTCCTGTCTGAGGGCTCAGGACTGAGTCTCTACTTCATTCTTCATGTGATGGCTAGCAAATCAAAGCTAATGCAAGGAGCAGAaccacagctgcctgggcctcTCCTTGGTCACGTGCTCGCAAAGCCCAGGCATTACGGGCTCACATGTCATTTCTCAGTATTAACATTCCATCTGGGCTTTTGCTTCACACTCACCAAGGCTTCTGCAAGCTGTAAATAAggcagcaaaggacagggaagtgTGCCAAAGAAGGGTTGCTTCTCACACATGGTGCCCAGCGACAAAGCCCATTTTAATAATGTAATAGGAACAGACTCGAGGAAGATCAGCACGCTGTCGTTTCTCCTTGATGAAGAATCCTGCCAAAAGAGGTGATTGATTTCCCAATTCCTCAAAAATGCAGCTTTCCAAAAATGTAGATTAAACTTACAAAAATTGCTGGGATGCTCCTCCAAGACTTCTCCCCCAGCACCAATCCCCTTCAAAAATGCCATACTAGGAATTTATATTTGGTCCAAATTTGCTTAGCACACGAAGGCTAAAAACAGCCTCTACACCAATCTTGCTTCCGAAGCCACTTACTTATAAATGTATGAAACTGCAATGAAATGATTTGTAGTTTTAGTTTAGCTCTTTCATTGCTGATTTACAGAAATCTCTCCAGGGGTGATTATTTTTGGATATTTCTAAGTCTGCAGACGGCATCGCTCTTGATAGATGTTAATTCATTCACATGGAGCCTCATGGTAACTGATGTGtttgtttcattcattcaaacGGGTTTTGTGAGCACTCGTGAAGTATTCAGTATAGTGCAACACACACAGCTGTCTCAGGCATGAACCTTTGTCCTCAAACAACTAGCACTTCTCCAGCCTGTTTTAAATCAGCAGGTGTGGTCAGTGTGACAAAATTAAAGCACCTTTGGGTGCCCACGTTGTGCTAGGATATTTCAAAACagttatggaaaatgaaatcgaaagatatatttatttcaatgcaacacattttgaaatttatgtgtAGCGTTTTCATAGTTGGCATTcctcatgaacttttcaaagatttgtaAAGTACACACATTTCGAAACTTTTTGACAGCCaagtaaactcatcttttaattccatttctcataAATGTTTTTAACTCTTCAGAAAGAGAAGTTCCTAAGTCCAGGAAAGCAATAGGCTTGGTCTCTGAGGATTCCACCCATCTACCCACCTAAGCATCCATCCATTAACCTCCACACCCCACCTACCCTCTACCCACATACCTTCCCATCGTTCCCAAAACGAAGCAATATAATGCAGGCTTCACATGGGTAAGTGATTCTTGTTATATTGGTGGATTCTCTGTCATTTGTAAAAGTTTGTGTCTTAATGGTGTTTGTAGGACCATGAATGCGTAAGTCTGGTTTCTACTTGCATTAGGATGACTCTGACTTTGCATGTATTCAATGAGAAAAGGCTTATAATAGCATGTTTCTAGGGATCCTGAGCAGACTCCAAGGGCTAATTAAAAGATACTTCATACACAGTACCTGGCACTCAGCAAGCTCCTTGCAGTTGCTGAGTATTTCCGCTTCCCATTTCCTGAGGAGAGAGGACTCAGAGATGGGGAGCCGAGAAAGAGGGGTGAGCATTCTGGGAGTTTAGAAATCAGGTTtccatgcatccctgcatccagatgaaagatggaatcccaatgaaactgttggacatgtgtagacaatgggacgctggactgtctgacatgtctgtaccaacaatgtcggggtacacttaaataagaacctgatagaattatgattccttatgaaggactacactgttgtaacaaaatgggaaaaatctgacggggggtgggagtttggggggaatacCAGCCTACataaaattgtaccacacaattaaaaattcaaaataaaaatatattaaaataaaagaaatcaggTTTCCATCTTAAGTTCTAAGTTATTGCACAATGTGCAGGCTACTTACTAACGTACTGTCAAGCTTAATAGTTTCTTAggtgaatgtatttttttaaaagcaaatcatATAAAAACTGTGATTatagagaattttcattttaaaaaaagatttatttatttgaaaagcagagtgatagagaggaatGGGGAGAATtgatctattcactggttcactctccaaacagctgtaacagccagggttgagccaagtACACCACAAGAgaaggaattccatccaggtctcccattggggtTGCAGGGCCCCAGATACTTGGATCATTTTTTGGGTGccttcccaggtggattagcagagAGCTTAACTGGAGGCactgcagccaggactccagccaacactcagatatgggatgctggcactgcaagtggtagcttaacctgatgtgccacaacatgTGCTCCAGAATTGCACTGTCTGATTCCAAGACCCTCTCCTTGGCTAAGCCAAATTCCTGGCTTACCTTTTAGGACAAAACACTGACCTCTGGAAGCCTAATTAGagactttttccttttcttgcagGACTGAATATTGGTAAGGGGGTTGGGGGAAGAACCAGTGGGATAGTCATTCAAGTAtctaataaacaaatatttcaaggCGGATTTGCCCAACTATCATGGCCCCACAGAAATCTGCTCCCCGCTGGCCTTATCTCTGCTGGCAGGTTTCACTGCGTAGACGCCCCTGAGGCTGCCTGCATGGAGAATGGAGAGAGGCTTGGGAAGAAAGCCACCAAGGCTggcatgctgggatcctattACTGTCACTTGCCCAGGATGGGCATTCACCACGCAGATTTGGGTTTACATTTTGTGTCTCAGGCAAGGAAAGCCAAGTCGGGGAGGAGCTTTCATTTTTGTTAGGCTTCTGCTTATCTGTCTCATAGACAGAAAGGTGGCGGATTTCTAAAATgctcctgtgatggtcttatcaAACACAAGAAACAGACAGCAGTATGGGATGCAGCCCAAGTTTTTCAGGCTGGAGTTGCACCTGAGAAGCTGGGGGAGGCACTGCGGGGTGCCCCAGGAATGGAAGGTTCTGCCATgggccatggggggagggaggaagcataCCTGTGTgccccaggaagctggggtggaTCTTTCTGTGAGTCAAGGTTACAGGCCTTGGATATTTTGAACCCTACCAACCCCAGGACTGCCTCAATTTCACAGCCACCATTTCCTTACCCCATATCACCTTATTTGcccatttttcttatttctaactGTAATCCAAGCAAGGGCTTGTCCTCTCCTTTAATTTCTTCCATTTCAGAAAGGGCTCATTTATTCAAAAACAAAGTCTTGAGTGAGCATCCAGGATGTAGTAGGCACTCCTCTGGCAGATAAAATGATGACAGCTAGTACACAGATGGCCAATCAACACACAAGTAAACGTCACGGAGCAGGTGCATGTAAAGGCAGGAAGTGTTGGAGCCAACCCCCCTGAACATGGTCAGTGAATGAAAAGGGTGCAGGCGCGGGGAGGAGATAGGCTACAATTTCCAGTAAGGCAATGGAGCTTGGGGTAGGAGTCTGAGAAAGTGACACCTGATAAAGGAATGAAGACAAACCTCAGGATATTTAGAAGAGGCATGTTGGAAGAACAAAGAGCCAGTTCCTGGTTCAGGAGTGGCATTGTCCTTGGTGTGACTGGAGAACATCATGGGGCTTTTCCCTTAAGATCCAAATGGTATGAACCCAGGACAGTGATACTGTTGGACTTCAACTGGTGCTGAGGTCTGCCTCACAGTAAATCCTATGCCACTTTTAAACACCCCTCCTCAACCAAACAGTGAGTAGAGAACCTGACAACATAGCTCAGACCCAGTATGCAACTGAAAGATGGAAACAGAATATGAAGTCTTCAGAAACTTTATGGCCattgccatggcatagtaggctaggcTTCTACCTATGGCATCAGTATACTCCTATTTGTGCCCATGtgagtcctggcagcttcagttccaatccagctccctgctaatggcctgggaaaatagcagagaatggctcaagtccttgggccgccacctccacatggaagacttgggagaagctcttgattcctagctttggatcggctcagctctagccattatggtcatttgaggagtgaaccagtggatagaagattgacctttatttctccttcttaaactctctcaaataaaaataaatttttaaaaagtgcatagaAAACAATGTTCTGTAGgaactttgaaaattatttacttattcaaaagacacagagaggggcACAGCTCTTTTGTACACTGATTTATTCCCctaatggctgtaacagctggggctgggccagtttgaagccatgagcctggacctctctctgagtttcccatgtggatagcaaggggctcaagaacttgggacatctatcattgttttcccaggtacattagcagggaactagactgaaagtgaaacagtcaggactcaaacctcaTGaatgatgctggtgtcataggcagtggcttaactcacaaaGCCACAACACAGTCttctccaggaactttttgaggTGCTCCTAAGACTCCAATGTGCAGCATGAAAGAAGGtgttcctgggcccggcagcgtggcctagcagctaaagtcctcgccttgaacatgccaggatcccttatggctgccggttctaatcccggcagctccacttcccatccagctccctgtttgtggcctgggaaagcagtcgaggacggcccaatgcattgggacactgcacccacatgggagacccggaacaggttccaggtttccggcttcggatctgcgcgtaccggctgttgcggctcacttggggagtgaatcatcagatggaagatcttcctcactgtctctcttcctctctgtatatctgactttgtaataaaatcaataaatctttaaaaaaaaaaagaatgtgttccTATCTGTGTAAGGTGAGGAGCCTGCTGGTGAGGGGTTCCAGGAACCCACCCTCTGTCTTTGGTAGGGATAGAGTCTCTTACGCAGTTTCTCTTAAGCCAAATGGTGTGAGATTTATAGAAAATCTATACATATCTGCCTTAAATCATCTCCAGCTTACTTATAATATCCAAAATAATATAAATGCTACATAAACCGCTGTGTCATGGTATTATTTAGGTATTAATGATGAGAAAGAGTTTCAAGTTCAAtaaagacactttttttttcaaagaatattttcaaTCTGGGGTTGATCAAATCTATGAACAGAATGTGAAGATCAAGAGGACCGACTCTATTTGACTGTCATGTAGAAAGTATTTCTGGGGTGGGTATTTCGCTCAGCGGCTGAAATGCCAGTTGGTGTATGACACAGGAAGGCCTGGGATCAATGCTCAGGTTCCTGATGCGCAACTAAGGgccagcaatgatggctcaaggcagttgggtccctgccacccacatgggagatctggtttGTGTTTCTGACTCCacgggtatttggggaatgaattaaacAGATGGGAACACTCTCTTTACCTCTCCTTGAAATCCttataaaaagcatttttattgaaAGCTGCTGGCCCACAGGGGGCTCCTCCCTCCAGCTTGCATCCTGAACTTGTGGCAGTGCCTTCTCCTCCCAGCATCCAGGAACAGCAGCGTCTTCCTTTGAAATCTGTGTCCTTTATAACCCAGGCTCCGACGGCCTGATCTGGTGTGTTGCATCTGTTTCCATCTGTTCCTACGGTAGCTCGTTAGGCCCCCAACAGCCAAAGTGGTGAAGCAGATGGAGAGCAAGTCTGCTTTGCAGGAAGTGTTGGACTCTGCAGGAGATAAGCTTGTTGTGGTCGACTTCTCAGCCACGTGGTATGGACCCTGCAAGATGATCAAGCCATTCTTTTGTTCCCTCTCTGAAAAATATTCTAGcgtgctgtttcttttcttttctttttctttttaaagatttatttcttttttattggaaaggcagatatacacagaggaggagaaacagagaggaagatcttacttccgttggttcactccccaagtgagcgcaagggccagagccgagccaatccgaagccaggagtcaggagctcttccgggtgcagggtcccaaagatttgggctgtcctcaactgctgtcccaggccacaatcagggagctgggccaccaggattagaactggcaatcatatgggatcccggggcgtgcaaggcgaggaccttaaccactgtgccaccttGCCGGGCCCAGCATGCTGTTTCTTGAAGTAGATGTGGACAACTGCCAGGATATCTCTGCAGACTGTGAAATCAAATGCATGCCAAACTT
The sequence above is a segment of the Ochotona princeps isolate mOchPri1 chromosome 4, mOchPri1.hap1, whole genome shotgun sequence genome. Coding sequences within it:
- the LOC105941835 gene encoding thioredoxin-like, with translation MAFSFPGKSVHWKAIVSSILTLFRQKCLKQAICFWKFKAVRKLVRPPTAKVVKQMESKSALQEVLDSAGDKLVVVDFSATWYGPCKMIKPFFCSLSEKYSSVLMLFLEVDVDNCQDISADCEIKCMPNFQFFKGQKVGEFSRANKEKLETTINELL